The sequence CCCAGCAAGAGGTTACCATCAACATCGTCGTCCCGCGACGCGGCAACCCCTCCGAAGCCACCATCTCGCTCTCGGGCACCGCCCGCGTGCTGCGCGCCGAACGGATGGAGTGCCAGGCGAACTCCCATGCGACGAACGGCGAAGTATGGGGAGTCGCCGCGCAGTTCACCGGCCGACCCAGGGTGGACCTGTCCACGGTAGACGATCTGTTCGGCGCCACCTGAGGTCCACATCCCTTCGCCAGCCCCTCCACCATAGGCCCCCAGCCGAGAGCATGGCGGCACAAGCGGCATGCTCCTGAGGCGGCTTAGTGCCCGATGTTCTGGGAAAACAGACAGTCTCGTGCGGATGACTTGACACTCGCTCTCTCACAGCGGAGGTTCGCCCCAGGCGGCCTCGCGCGCCGCTGCGGCCTCACGGTCGCAAGTCTCGGCAGACTTCGTGCTTGCGTCAGGCCGCCCCGACGGGCAACACGCTGGCGGGCCTTGAAGGCAATGGCACGGCAGTTGCAAGCATTCACTTCAGAGGAAGATGGCAAGGGTATAGACGATGCCTGAACCAGCCACGATCGTCGTCCTCGGCACGGGAGCCGGGGCGCTCTACCTCCGCTTCTTCCGCAAGCGCTACGCCGAGTTCAAGCGCGCGATGGACATCCTGCTCGCCCTGCCGGGCGTCCTCATCGCCGCCCCCGTCACGCTGGCCCTCGCCATCCTCGTCAAGCTCACGTCCCGCGGCCCGGCGTTCTACCTGCAAGAGCGGGTGGGAATGGACGGCAAGATCTTCAGGATCATCAAGCTACGCACCATGGTCCCCAACGCCGAGGCCGAAACCGGCCCGGTGTGGGCCACCGAAAACGACCCCCGCGAGACCTGGCTCGGCCGCATCCTGCGCCGGACCCATCTCGACGAGCTGCCGCAGTTCTGGAACGTGCTCCGGGGCGATATGAGCCTCATCGGCCCGCGTCCCGAGCGGCCGGTCTTCGTCGAGAAGTTCCGCCACGAGATTCCCCACTACACGGCCCGCCTCGCCGTCCGGCCGGGCATCACGGGTTGGGCCCAGGTCAACCACCCCTCTGACCTCACGCTCGACGACGTGCGGATCAAGCTCGACTACGACCGCGAGTACATCC is a genomic window of Planctomycetota bacterium containing:
- a CDS encoding PilZ domain-containing protein, with product MRPASERRRYRRLELSVPMVFTLRTKSGAVVSHAGITRNVSPGGIYFQTAAMQDLQPQQEVTINIVVPRRGNPSEATISLSGTARVLRAERMECQANSHATNGEVWGVAAQFTGRPRVDLSTVDDLFGAT
- a CDS encoding sugar transferase, encoding MPEPATIVVLGTGAGALYLRFFRKRYAEFKRAMDILLALPGVLIAAPVTLALAILVKLTSRGPAFYLQERVGMDGKIFRIIKLRTMVPNAEAETGPVWATENDPRETWLGRILRRTHLDELPQFWNVLRGDMSLIGPRPERPVFVEKFRHEIPHYTARLAVRPGITGWAQVNHPSDLTLDDVRIKLDYDREYIRNMGWRIDLQIIAATAARMLGFRARPAQRPRA